From Megalobrama amblycephala isolate DHTTF-2021 linkage group LG8, ASM1881202v1, whole genome shotgun sequence, the proteins below share one genomic window:
- the si:dkey-276j7.2 gene encoding protein TAMALIN isoform X1, translating to MNRDGGAFPATYWIGKDYTRLKAGGATLSAAEMSTHTLKMTASVQYIRKLLGKSSCATNNLLNTGHKTQKNTSDYKTTKNKDGKSHKRNVVQSQDKTTEQCIRKTVVLRRKENETFGFDIQTGSVERSISAEQDLGSFVCWVKENSLAESSGLMTGDVIITVNSVHIAGFTHQQIKDLVQKSSLLMIDMIRGATEKQRQLLNKLHLLQRQFTEKCEELQTLISEEVRLTGGAMEDIQKPYALLPESSATAC from the exons ATGAACCGGGACGGAGGCGCCTTTCCTGCCACCTACTGGATCGGGAAGGACTACACACG ATTAAAAGCCGGAGGAGCGACGCTCTCAGCAGCAGAGATGTCAACACACACTCTGAAGATGACAGCTTCTGTTCAATACATCAGAAAGCTGTTAGGAAAAAGCAGCTGCGCGACAAACAACCTGCTGAACACTGGACACAAAACACAGAAGAACACTAGTGATTATAAAACAACCAAGAACAAAGATGGGAAAAGCCATAAAAGAAAC GTTGTGCAGTCCCAAGACAAGACAACGGAGCAGTGCATacg GAAAACTGTTGTTttaagaagaaaagaaaatgaaactTTTGGGTTTGACATCCAG ACAGGCAGTGTTGAGAGAAGCATCAGTGCTGAGCAGGATTTGGGCTCGTTTGTGTGTTGGGTGAAGGAGAACAGTCTCGCAGAGAGTAGTGGGTTAATGACAG GTGATGTTATTATCACAGTCAACAGTGTGCACATTGCTGGATTCACTCATCAGCAGATCAAGGATCTGGTTCAGAAGTCCTCCCTCTTAAT GATAGACATGATCAGAGGTGCTACAGAAAAGCAGAGACAATTGCTTAACAAGCTTCATCTCCTGCAG AGACAGTTTACAGAGAAATGCGAAGAGCTTCAGACACTCATCTCAGAGGAAGTGCGTCTAACAGGAG GTGCCATGGAAGACATCCAGAAGCCATATGCCCTTCTTCCAGAATCCTCTGCTACGGCTTGCTGA
- the si:dkey-276j7.2 gene encoding protein TAMALIN isoform X2 yields the protein MSTHTLKMTASVQYIRKLLGKSSCATNNLLNTGHKTQKNTSDYKTTKNKDGKSHKRNVVQSQDKTTEQCIRKTVVLRRKENETFGFDIQTGSVERSISAEQDLGSFVCWVKENSLAESSGLMTGDVIITVNSVHIAGFTHQQIKDLVQKSSLLMIDMIRGATEKQRQLLNKLHLLQRQFTEKCEELQTLISEEVRLTGGAMEDIQKPYALLPESSATAC from the exons ATGTCAACACACACTCTGAAGATGACAGCTTCTGTTCAATACATCAGAAAGCTGTTAGGAAAAAGCAGCTGCGCGACAAACAACCTGCTGAACACTGGACACAAAACACAGAAGAACACTAGTGATTATAAAACAACCAAGAACAAAGATGGGAAAAGCCATAAAAGAAAC GTTGTGCAGTCCCAAGACAAGACAACGGAGCAGTGCATacg GAAAACTGTTGTTttaagaagaaaagaaaatgaaactTTTGGGTTTGACATCCAG ACAGGCAGTGTTGAGAGAAGCATCAGTGCTGAGCAGGATTTGGGCTCGTTTGTGTGTTGGGTGAAGGAGAACAGTCTCGCAGAGAGTAGTGGGTTAATGACAG GTGATGTTATTATCACAGTCAACAGTGTGCACATTGCTGGATTCACTCATCAGCAGATCAAGGATCTGGTTCAGAAGTCCTCCCTCTTAAT GATAGACATGATCAGAGGTGCTACAGAAAAGCAGAGACAATTGCTTAACAAGCTTCATCTCCTGCAG AGACAGTTTACAGAGAAATGCGAAGAGCTTCAGACACTCATCTCAGAGGAAGTGCGTCTAACAGGAG GTGCCATGGAAGACATCCAGAAGCCATATGCCCTTCTTCCAGAATCCTCTGCTACGGCTTGCTGA
- the lg8h7orf57 gene encoding uncharacterized protein C7orf57 homolog isoform X1 codes for MAAEPNYRRTKPGVRSTQQSASNGAAGPTSQIPGLSQTADITPEERTKGRRVGIQASDSDYVKLAKQGGQKGLLRHDDPVEAKPNTYKPSNWFSGSPDDEEESRSKATTPDGISKSESKGALQQLEPPFGTDNCSAWDRDSDKDKNASHATSEMQKLSLSQKDIDEANKFKKTSHDKKKAAPVSMSKLLSFGYAQDENKSPNDDDASSITSEQTSTIAPEDELE; via the exons ATGGCTGCCGAGCCCAACTATCGTCGGACAAAACCGG GTGTTAGATCAACTCAACAATCAGCTTCAAATGGAGCTGCTGGACCTACATCACAGATTCCAGGTTTGTCTCAGACTGCTGACATCACTCCTGAAGAAAGAACTAAAGGACGCCGTGTAGGAATTCAGGCCTCTGACTCGGATTATGTTAAACTTGCAAAACAAGGAGGACAGAAGG GTTTGCTGCGGCATGATGATCCTGTGGAAGCAAAACCTAATACCTACAAACCCTCTAACTGGTTCTCTGGCTCACCtgatgatgaggaggagag CAGAAGTAAAGCAACTACCCCTGATGGAATCAGCAAGAGTGAGTCTAAAGGGGCCTTACAGCAACTGGAGCCCCCATTTGGAACTGATAACTGTTCAGCCTGGGACAGGGATTCTGATAAAGACAAG AATGCCAGCCATGCCACATCAGAGATGCAGAAACTCTCCCTGAGCCAAAAAGATATTGACGAGGCCAACAAGTTCAAAAAGAC TTCCCATGATAAGAAGAAGGCAGCTCCAGTTAGCATGTCCAAACTTCTAAGCTTTGGCTATGCCCAGGATGAGAATAAATCTCCCAATGATGATGATGCTTCAA GCATTACCTCTGAGCAGACAAGCACCATTGCACCAGAGGATGAATTGGAATAA
- the lg8h7orf57 gene encoding uncharacterized protein C7orf57 homolog isoform X2, with protein sequence MAAEPNYRRTKPGVRSTQQSASNGAAGPTSQIPGLSQTADITPEERTKGRRVGIQASDSDYVKLAKQGGQKGLLRHDDPVEAKPNTYKPSNWFSGSPDDEEERSKATTPDGISKSESKGALQQLEPPFGTDNCSAWDRDSDKDKNASHATSEMQKLSLSQKDIDEANKFKKTSHDKKKAAPVSMSKLLSFGYAQDENKSPNDDDASSITSEQTSTIAPEDELE encoded by the exons ATGGCTGCCGAGCCCAACTATCGTCGGACAAAACCGG GTGTTAGATCAACTCAACAATCAGCTTCAAATGGAGCTGCTGGACCTACATCACAGATTCCAGGTTTGTCTCAGACTGCTGACATCACTCCTGAAGAAAGAACTAAAGGACGCCGTGTAGGAATTCAGGCCTCTGACTCGGATTATGTTAAACTTGCAAAACAAGGAGGACAGAAGG GTTTGCTGCGGCATGATGATCCTGTGGAAGCAAAACCTAATACCTACAAACCCTCTAACTGGTTCTCTGGCTCACCtgatgatgaggaggagag AAGTAAAGCAACTACCCCTGATGGAATCAGCAAGAGTGAGTCTAAAGGGGCCTTACAGCAACTGGAGCCCCCATTTGGAACTGATAACTGTTCAGCCTGGGACAGGGATTCTGATAAAGACAAG AATGCCAGCCATGCCACATCAGAGATGCAGAAACTCTCCCTGAGCCAAAAAGATATTGACGAGGCCAACAAGTTCAAAAAGAC TTCCCATGATAAGAAGAAGGCAGCTCCAGTTAGCATGTCCAAACTTCTAAGCTTTGGCTATGCCCAGGATGAGAATAAATCTCCCAATGATGATGATGCTTCAA GCATTACCTCTGAGCAGACAAGCACCATTGCACCAGAGGATGAATTGGAATAA
- the lg8h7orf57 gene encoding uncharacterized protein C7orf57 homolog isoform X3 — translation MAAEPNYRRTKPGVRSTQQSASNGAAGPTSQIPGLLRHDDPVEAKPNTYKPSNWFSGSPDDEEESRSKATTPDGISKSESKGALQQLEPPFGTDNCSAWDRDSDKDKNASHATSEMQKLSLSQKDIDEANKFKKTSHDKKKAAPVSMSKLLSFGYAQDENKSPNDDDASSITSEQTSTIAPEDELE, via the exons ATGGCTGCCGAGCCCAACTATCGTCGGACAAAACCGG GTGTTAGATCAACTCAACAATCAGCTTCAAATGGAGCTGCTGGACCTACATCACAGATTCCAG GTTTGCTGCGGCATGATGATCCTGTGGAAGCAAAACCTAATACCTACAAACCCTCTAACTGGTTCTCTGGCTCACCtgatgatgaggaggagag CAGAAGTAAAGCAACTACCCCTGATGGAATCAGCAAGAGTGAGTCTAAAGGGGCCTTACAGCAACTGGAGCCCCCATTTGGAACTGATAACTGTTCAGCCTGGGACAGGGATTCTGATAAAGACAAG AATGCCAGCCATGCCACATCAGAGATGCAGAAACTCTCCCTGAGCCAAAAAGATATTGACGAGGCCAACAAGTTCAAAAAGAC TTCCCATGATAAGAAGAAGGCAGCTCCAGTTAGCATGTCCAAACTTCTAAGCTTTGGCTATGCCCAGGATGAGAATAAATCTCCCAATGATGATGATGCTTCAA GCATTACCTCTGAGCAGACAAGCACCATTGCACCAGAGGATGAATTGGAATAA
- the lg8h7orf57 gene encoding uncharacterized protein C7orf57 homolog isoform X4, whose protein sequence is MAAEPNYRRTKPGVRSTQQSASNGAAGPTSQIPGLLRHDDPVEAKPNTYKPSNWFSGSPDDEEERSKATTPDGISKSESKGALQQLEPPFGTDNCSAWDRDSDKDKNASHATSEMQKLSLSQKDIDEANKFKKTSHDKKKAAPVSMSKLLSFGYAQDENKSPNDDDASSITSEQTSTIAPEDELE, encoded by the exons ATGGCTGCCGAGCCCAACTATCGTCGGACAAAACCGG GTGTTAGATCAACTCAACAATCAGCTTCAAATGGAGCTGCTGGACCTACATCACAGATTCCAG GTTTGCTGCGGCATGATGATCCTGTGGAAGCAAAACCTAATACCTACAAACCCTCTAACTGGTTCTCTGGCTCACCtgatgatgaggaggagag AAGTAAAGCAACTACCCCTGATGGAATCAGCAAGAGTGAGTCTAAAGGGGCCTTACAGCAACTGGAGCCCCCATTTGGAACTGATAACTGTTCAGCCTGGGACAGGGATTCTGATAAAGACAAG AATGCCAGCCATGCCACATCAGAGATGCAGAAACTCTCCCTGAGCCAAAAAGATATTGACGAGGCCAACAAGTTCAAAAAGAC TTCCCATGATAAGAAGAAGGCAGCTCCAGTTAGCATGTCCAAACTTCTAAGCTTTGGCTATGCCCAGGATGAGAATAAATCTCCCAATGATGATGATGCTTCAA GCATTACCTCTGAGCAGACAAGCACCATTGCACCAGAGGATGAATTGGAATAA